In the Dehalococcoidia bacterium genome, ATCTGCGTGAGCCGGTTCTTTGGCGCGTACTCCTCGAGGTATATGGCGGCCCCCACTCCGATAGGCACCGTGAAAATGGCCGTAAACGCTATCGTAATCAGGGTGCCCATGACCGCGGCCTTCACGCCGGCCAACTCTGGGTGCCTCGACATATAGCTGGTCAGGAATCCGAAGTCCAGCCAGGGGAGCCCTTCTATAAGGGTCTGGGCCAGCAGCACAGCCAGGCCGATTATCCCGACCATGACAGCTGCTAGGAAAACCCCATAAAAGATTCCCCCAACCGTCTTTCGTCGGGCAAGTCTCGGATTGAATCTGGAGTTATAGAGTGCCATGCCTTTGCTTCTTGAATGTCCAGTCTTAAGCTGGCTAGTAAGCCTGTCTCCAGCGTCGGACTACCCAGTGGCCGAGCAGGTTTAGCGATAGCGTCATCAGGAACAGAAGCAGACCGACCGCGAAGATGGTCTTGTATTCAATCGAGTCGTGAGACGCCTCACCCTGGGCGAGCTGGGCGATGTAAGCCGTCATAGTCTGAATGCTCTCCAGGGGATTTGCGGTGATGCGTGGAGTCGCGCCCGCCGCAATGGTCACGAGCATGGTCTCGCCGATTGCCCTTGATATCGCCAGGATGAACGATGCCACGATTCCCGACAGCGCCGCCGGTACAACCACCTTGAGGCTTGTCTCCAGCTTCGTGGCCCCAAGCGCGTAGGAGGCCTGTCGCAGCGACCTGGGTACGCTGATCATCGCGTCCTCACTGAGGGACGACACCATGGGGATAATCATGATTCCCATGACGAGTCCCGCGCTCAGCGCATTGAACACGATCATGTCTGGGAAGAACCGCTGAAGTTGAGGCGTTACGAATGTCAGCGCAAAGTAGCCGTACACGACGGTTGGTATGCCGGCGAGAATCTCGATCATTGGCTTGAGGACGCGACGGGCCTTGTCCGGGGCGTACTCAGCGAGATAGATAGCCGTGGCGAGCCCAACAGGGAGTGCCACTATCGCCGCAAGAATTGTCACCAGGAGTGTCCCTGCAACAAGTGGGAGCACACCGAATGCCGTTGGCTTGAGAATCGGGGTCCACCGCGTTCCAGTCAGGAACTCGAAGATGGACACTTCGCTGAAGAAGCCGATTGACTGGCCTATCAGGATGAAGACAATTCCGAGTGTCGTGAATATCGAGATGAGAGCGCAACCGAAGAACACCCAGCGTACGATGGTACCTTCGATGCT is a window encoding:
- the pstC gene encoding phosphate ABC transporter permease subunit PstC; this translates as MPASSRQEIDTGRFRRGRGSSIEGTIVRWVFFGCALISIFTTLGIVFILIGQSIGFFSEVSIFEFLTGTRWTPILKPTAFGVLPLVAGTLLVTILAAIVALPVGLATAIYLAEYAPDKARRVLKPMIEILAGIPTVVYGYFALTFVTPQLQRFFPDMIVFNALSAGLVMGIMIIPMVSSLSEDAMISVPRSLRQASYALGATKLETSLKVVVPAALSGIVASFILAISRAIGETMLVTIAAGATPRITANPLESIQTMTAYIAQLAQGEASHDSIEYKTIFAVGLLLFLMTLSLNLLGHWVVRRWRQAY